Proteins from a genomic interval of Nocardia sp. BMG51109:
- the guaA gene encoding glutamine-hydrolyzing GMP synthase: MTETQRPVLVIDFGAQYAQLIARRVRESCVYSEVVPHTATVEEIAAREPAAVILSGGPASVYAEGAPQLDARMFDLGVPVFGICYGFQAMARALGGTVAHTGTREYGRTELNIGAESRGAESHGGVLHGGLPAVQPVWMSHGDAVTAAPSGFEVTGTTAGSPVAAFEDRERRLAGVQYHPEVLHSPHGQQVLSRFLHELAGIPGSWTSANIVDLLVGRVREQIGDGHAICALSGGVDSAVAGALVQRAIGERLTCVFVDHGLLRSGEREQVQRDFVAATGAKLMTVDAVDTFLGELKGVTDPEDKRKIIGREFIRSFEDAVARIVEESGAAGSAAVSEGRSASSAPAVEYLVQGTLYPDVVESGGGAGTANIKSHHNVGGLPEDLEFELVEPLRLLFKDEVRAVGRELGLPEDIVARQPFPGPGLAIRIVGEVTGERLDTLRQADAIAREELTAAGLDRQIWQCPVVLLADVRSVGVQGDGRTYGHPIVLRPVSSEDAMTADWTRLPYDVLERISTRITNEVAEINRVVLDVTSKPPGTIEWE, from the coding sequence GTGACAGAAACCCAGCGACCGGTCCTCGTCATCGACTTCGGGGCGCAGTACGCGCAGCTGATCGCCCGGCGGGTGCGCGAATCCTGCGTCTACTCCGAAGTGGTTCCGCACACCGCGACGGTCGAGGAGATCGCCGCGCGGGAACCGGCCGCGGTGATCCTGTCCGGCGGTCCGGCCAGCGTGTACGCCGAGGGCGCCCCGCAGTTGGATGCGCGGATGTTTGACCTCGGTGTGCCGGTTTTCGGTATCTGCTACGGCTTTCAGGCGATGGCGCGGGCGCTCGGCGGCACCGTCGCGCATACCGGAACCCGCGAGTACGGCCGCACCGAACTGAACATCGGTGCCGAATCCCGCGGCGCCGAATCCCATGGCGGCGTGCTGCACGGCGGCCTGCCCGCCGTCCAGCCGGTGTGGATGAGCCACGGCGACGCGGTCACCGCCGCGCCGTCCGGATTCGAGGTCACCGGCACCACGGCGGGCTCCCCGGTGGCGGCGTTCGAGGACCGGGAGCGGCGCCTGGCCGGCGTCCAGTACCACCCGGAGGTGCTGCACTCGCCGCACGGCCAGCAGGTGCTGAGCCGATTCCTGCACGAGCTGGCCGGCATCCCGGGCTCGTGGACCTCCGCCAATATCGTCGACCTGCTGGTGGGCCGGGTGCGCGAGCAGATCGGTGACGGGCACGCCATCTGCGCCCTGTCCGGCGGGGTGGATTCGGCGGTCGCGGGCGCGCTGGTGCAGCGTGCCATCGGCGAGCGGCTGACCTGTGTATTCGTCGATCACGGCCTGCTGCGCTCCGGGGAGCGCGAACAGGTGCAGCGCGATTTCGTGGCCGCGACCGGGGCGAAGCTGATGACCGTCGACGCGGTGGACACCTTTCTCGGTGAGCTGAAGGGCGTCACCGATCCGGAGGACAAGCGCAAGATCATCGGGCGTGAGTTCATCCGGTCGTTCGAGGACGCGGTCGCGCGGATCGTCGAGGAGAGCGGTGCGGCGGGTTCCGCTGCCGTATCCGAGGGGCGCTCCGCAAGCTCCGCTCCGGCTGTGGAATACCTGGTGCAGGGCACCCTGTACCCCGATGTGGTGGAGTCCGGCGGCGGCGCGGGCACCGCGAATATCAAGAGCCATCACAACGTCGGCGGCCTGCCCGAGGATCTGGAGTTCGAACTCGTCGAGCCGCTGCGACTGCTGTTCAAGGACGAGGTGCGCGCGGTCGGCCGGGAGCTCGGACTGCCCGAGGATATCGTTGCGCGCCAGCCGTTCCCGGGCCCGGGCCTGGCGATCCGGATCGTCGGCGAGGTCACCGGCGAGCGACTCGACACGCTGCGCCAGGCCGATGCCATCGCCCGCGAGGAGCTGACCGCGGCCGGCCTGGACCGGCAGATCTGGCAGTGCCCGGTGGTGCTGCTGGCCGATGTGCGCAGCGTCGGCGTGCAGGGCGACGGGCGCACCTACGGTCACCCGATCGTGCTGCGCCCGGTCTCCAGCGAGGACGCCATGACCGCCGACTGGACCCGCCTGCCCTACGACGTGCTCGAGCGCATCTCCACCCGGATCACCAACGAGGTCGCCGAGATCAACCGCGTCGTGCTCGACGTCACCAGCAAGCCGCCGGGGACCATCGAGTGGGAGTGA
- a CDS encoding ribonuclease domain-containing protein, with product MAAQESNRSKGMWARPFAALAALGMAVFATAAVLLGGSGVAPESAGTPAVVGPADVRLVADEVPDNARRTLELIDAGQWPDAAGAPGTQGGGTWNNREGQLPATDGSGNKIRYQEWDVNPKQEGQSRDAERIVTGSDGSAWYTGDHYRSFTRMR from the coding sequence ATGGCGGCACAGGAATCGAACCGTTCGAAAGGCATGTGGGCCAGGCCGTTCGCGGCGCTCGCCGCGCTCGGGATGGCCGTGTTCGCGACCGCGGCGGTATTGCTCGGCGGTAGCGGGGTCGCGCCGGAATCGGCCGGTACGCCGGCGGTGGTCGGGCCGGCCGACGTGCGGTTGGTCGCGGACGAGGTGCCCGACAATGCCCGCAGGACATTGGAGCTGATCGATGCGGGGCAGTGGCCGGACGCGGCCGGCGCGCCCGGTACGCAGGGCGGTGGCACCTGGAACAACCGTGAGGGCCAGTTGCCCGCCACCGACGGCAGCGGGAACAAGATCCGCTATCAGGAGTGGGACGTGAATCCCAAGCAGGAGGGGCAGTCTCGGGACGCCGAGCGAATCGTCACCGGCAGTGACGGATCGGCCTGGTACACCGGCGATCACTATCGCAGTTTCACCAGGATGCGCTGA
- a CDS encoding PspC domain-containing protein, translating to MTRHNGGTGGTGRMGFNDQLHHLWRTRPLRLPRQSPVAGVAAGFGRRYGVDPVLVRVVFVVATIFGGTGVVLYLVAWLLLPAAGDQVSATEGLFGRGQSSQSPTKTVVLLVALAIAASTMGPVGVGLGGSGLISLALMLAGWWLLYLRQPEPPADGYDQLLAEGGVAPTGYPGAMFPGATPWPGPTYGPYTRLPDHYEPDQPKDASGQGLSTTAPSTAPVSTTPLSTTPPDGTATDVLSRPQSDERQDDTGVLRADPPAESAAADATTDSGTAQRNSAADAPESDSTTEVLPGKEPPPTGEPGGGQSIPSFPPAPDARTRTVPGPAHPGPTPPGWDPLGVAPLAWTLPDPAPAAPVAVPAAPQRRPRSRLTAIVIGLAILAAAVAGALAAAGVDWMTPGRVGAVALAVVGLGLIAGAFLRRGYGLMVVLAPLAGFVILASMVGPVEFDRAAMGEHTWTPATVADLNPDYRVNIGSGTLDLHSLALTENRTVNVSVQMGDFRVLVPESMRVQANCTADMGEVACPPGLTGPAGGPVLTVNVDVHAGNAEVKRG from the coding sequence ATGACCAGACACAACGGCGGGACCGGCGGGACCGGCCGGATGGGATTCAACGATCAGCTCCACCATCTGTGGCGGACGCGGCCGCTGCGGCTGCCGCGGCAGAGCCCGGTCGCCGGCGTAGCCGCCGGGTTCGGGCGCCGCTACGGGGTGGATCCGGTGCTGGTGCGGGTCGTGTTCGTGGTGGCGACGATCTTCGGCGGCACCGGCGTGGTGCTGTATCTCGTGGCGTGGCTGCTGCTGCCCGCGGCCGGTGATCAGGTGTCGGCCACGGAGGGCCTGTTCGGCAGGGGGCAGAGCTCCCAGTCGCCGACCAAGACCGTGGTGCTGCTGGTGGCGCTGGCCATCGCGGCCAGCACCATGGGTCCGGTCGGGGTGGGGCTGGGCGGCTCGGGCCTGATCAGCCTGGCCCTGATGCTGGCCGGCTGGTGGCTGCTCTATCTCCGCCAACCGGAACCACCGGCCGACGGCTACGATCAGCTGCTCGCCGAGGGCGGCGTCGCCCCCACCGGATATCCGGGCGCCATGTTCCCCGGTGCGACGCCCTGGCCCGGCCCTACTTACGGTCCGTACACCAGGCTGCCCGACCACTACGAACCGGACCAGCCGAAAGACGCGTCCGGACAGGGCCTTTCGACGACCGCGCCATCGACGGCGCCAGTTTCGACGACACCGCTTTCGACGACACCGCCGGACGGCACCGCCACCGACGTGCTGTCCCGGCCACAGTCGGACGAGCGGCAGGACGATACCGGGGTGTTGCGGGCCGATCCCCCGGCCGAGTCGGCGGCAGCGGACGCCACCACCGATTCCGGTACCGCCCAGCGGAATTCGGCCGCCGATGCTCCCGAGAGCGACTCCACCACCGAAGTACTTCCGGGTAAGGAGCCACCGCCGACCGGTGAACCCGGAGGGGGACAGTCGATTCCGTCCTTCCCGCCCGCCCCGGACGCGCGCACCCGCACCGTCCCGGGCCCGGCGCACCCCGGTCCCACCCCGCCCGGCTGGGATCCGCTGGGAGTGGCCCCGCTGGCATGGACCCTGCCGGATCCGGCCCCGGCCGCACCGGTCGCGGTGCCGGCCGCACCGCAGCGGCGACCCCGTTCCCGGCTCACCGCGATCGTGATCGGGCTGGCCATCCTGGCCGCGGCCGTCGCGGGCGCCCTGGCCGCCGCAGGCGTGGACTGGATGACCCCCGGCCGCGTCGGCGCGGTAGCGCTGGCGGTGGTCGGCCTCGGCCTGATCGCCGGTGCCTTCCTGCGCCGCGGATACGGTCTGATGGTCGTGCTGGCGCCGCTGGCGGGCTTCGTGATCCTGGCATCGATGGTCGGGCCGGTCGAATTCGACCGCGCCGCAATGGGAGAGCACACCTGGACGCCGGCCACGGTGGCCGACCTGAACCCCGACTATCGGGTGAACATTGGCTCGGGAACCCTCGACCTGCATTCGCTCGCGCTCACCGAGAACCGGACGGTGAACGTCTCCGTCCAGATGGGCGATTTCCGGGTGCTGGTCCCGGAATCCATGCGGGTGCAGGCCAATTGCACGGCCGATATGGGTGAGGTCGCGTGCCCGCCCGGACTCACCGGCCCGGCCGGCGGCCCGGTACTCACCGTCAATGTCGATGTGCACGCCGGAAACGCGGAGGTGAAACGTGGCTGA
- a CDS encoding type VII secretion target has protein sequence MSDDVEVDPELLRRAADAIGSVRDRMSGVADAAESALSAGSAPWGNDRFGSRFADGPDGFVAAADNVTGGTRAVAESLAEVETGQLEAADALEASDTQSAEGFD, from the coding sequence ATGTCCGACGATGTCGAGGTGGACCCGGAGCTGCTGCGGCGCGCGGCCGACGCCATCGGGAGTGTTCGGGACAGAATGTCCGGGGTGGCGGATGCCGCCGAGTCGGCACTGAGCGCCGGATCGGCTCCGTGGGGTAACGATCGGTTCGGCAGCAGATTCGCCGACGGCCCGGACGGATTCGTGGCCGCGGCCGACAACGTGACCGGCGGTACCCGGGCCGTGGCCGAGTCCCTCGCCGAGGTCGAGACCGGCCAGCTCGAGGCGGCCGACGCCCTGGAGGCGAGCGACACACAGTCCGCCGAAGGATTCGACTGA
- a CDS encoding YbaB/EbfC family nucleoid-associated protein, whose product MGSRGVDAEFATELEHFKQRLRTVADIQQRRNRLTAAASVRDGRVHVAVNADGVLIETRFAADIDELGYDEIAAAVTAAAQQAAAEVARLADELMAPLQEQRARFPDLSEFADDLPELPAQFPVPRAPTTPPRAPDCGAGPPTRPERADGADRDGGGAGSLGWSL is encoded by the coding sequence ATGGGCAGCAGGGGCGTCGACGCGGAGTTCGCCACCGAGCTCGAGCACTTCAAGCAGCGGTTGCGCACCGTCGCCGACATCCAGCAGCGGCGCAACCGGCTGACGGCCGCCGCCTCGGTGCGGGACGGACGGGTGCACGTGGCGGTCAATGCGGACGGCGTCCTGATCGAGACCCGATTCGCCGCCGACATCGATGAGCTGGGCTACGACGAGATCGCCGCGGCGGTGACGGCGGCGGCCCAGCAGGCCGCGGCCGAGGTGGCGCGCCTGGCCGACGAGCTGATGGCACCGCTGCAGGAGCAGCGGGCCCGGTTCCCCGACCTGTCCGAATTCGCCGATGACCTGCCGGAGCTACCGGCGCAGTTCCCGGTGCCGCGGGCGCCGACGACCCCGCCCCGCGCACCGGATTGCGGCGCGGGGCCGCCCACGCGGCCGGAACGCGCCGACGGGGCCGACCGCGACGGCGGCGGCGCGGGCAGCCTCGGCTGGAGCTTGTGA